Proteins from a genomic interval of Kitasatospora kifunensis:
- a CDS encoding elongation factor G yields MTTVNIGILAHVDAGKTSLTERLLYSAGVIDRIGSVDRGDTQTDSHELERQRGITIRSAVVSFTIGGVKVNLVDTPGHPDFISEVERALGILDGVVLVVSAVEGVQAQTRLLMRTLIKLRLPVLVFVNKIDRRGARDAELLAQIRAELTPAAVLMSRVARLGTPQARAIARSVTQEDFATELAEALGEHDDAFLARYLGDGPALAAADYTAALARQTRAAEVHPVFFGSAVADTGIAELVEGITGLLPERSCASAGGGLRGTVFKIERGWAGEKIAYVRLHAGTLEPRAKVSIHRPDRHGASTELTGRATAVEVIDQGAALVERTAGAGDIAKVRGLKGIRIGDQLGSAERLGGQQLFAPPTLETVIRATSPGAAPELYEALLQLADQDPLINLRVDQREAERQVSLSLYGEVQKEVIKATLAQEHHLDVVFEDTRIICVERPIGVGEAVEEIDGRSRTLFWATVGLRVEPGEMGSGIVFRRAVELGSLPAAFHRGIEEAVHATLQQGLWGWEVLDILVTLTHSGFASPISAAGDFRKLTPLVLMDALKQAGTQVLEPVHRFELEAPAEHASAVLLKLAECGATPEATTPRGSTYLIEGLLPARVVQEFEQRLPGLSQGEGVLLTRFHGFRPVAGPAPSRRRTDTNPLDRKEYLLRTFGRI; encoded by the coding sequence ATGACAACCGTCAACATCGGGATCCTGGCCCATGTCGATGCCGGTAAGACCAGCCTGACCGAGCGGCTGCTGTACAGCGCCGGTGTCATCGACCGGATCGGCAGCGTCGACCGCGGTGACACCCAGACCGACTCGCACGAACTCGAGCGCCAACGCGGGATCACCATCCGCTCGGCGGTGGTCTCCTTCACCATCGGTGGGGTGAAGGTCAACCTCGTCGACACCCCCGGCCACCCGGACTTCATCTCGGAGGTCGAGCGGGCTCTTGGCATCCTCGACGGTGTGGTCCTGGTCGTCTCCGCCGTGGAGGGCGTGCAGGCGCAGACCCGCCTGCTGATGCGCACGTTGATCAAGCTGCGGCTGCCAGTGCTCGTCTTCGTGAACAAGATCGACCGCAGGGGTGCCCGGGACGCGGAGCTGCTGGCGCAGATCCGCGCCGAACTCACGCCCGCAGCCGTCCTGATGAGCCGGGTGGCGCGGTTGGGCACACCGCAGGCGCGCGCGATCGCCCGCAGCGTGACGCAGGAGGACTTCGCCACCGAGCTGGCCGAGGCGCTCGGCGAACACGACGACGCCTTCCTGGCCCGGTACTTGGGAGACGGTCCGGCTTTGGCCGCGGCGGACTACACCGCCGCACTCGCCCGGCAGACCCGGGCGGCCGAGGTCCACCCGGTGTTCTTCGGCTCGGCCGTGGCCGACACCGGGATCGCCGAGCTGGTCGAGGGGATCACCGGCCTGCTGCCGGAGCGCTCGTGCGCCTCGGCCGGCGGCGGGCTGCGCGGGACGGTGTTCAAGATCGAACGGGGCTGGGCCGGCGAGAAGATCGCCTATGTCCGCCTGCACGCGGGCACCCTCGAACCGCGCGCGAAGGTCTCCATCCACCGGCCGGACCGGCACGGCGCGAGCACCGAACTGACCGGCCGTGCCACCGCGGTGGAGGTGATCGACCAGGGCGCCGCGCTGGTCGAGCGGACCGCCGGCGCCGGGGACATCGCCAAGGTGCGGGGGCTCAAGGGCATCCGGATCGGCGATCAGCTCGGCTCCGCCGAGCGGCTGGGCGGGCAGCAGCTGTTCGCGCCGCCGACCCTGGAGACGGTCATCCGGGCGACCAGCCCCGGGGCGGCACCCGAACTCTACGAAGCGCTGCTGCAGTTGGCCGATCAGGACCCGTTGATCAACCTCCGGGTGGACCAGCGGGAGGCGGAGCGCCAGGTGTCGCTCTCGCTCTACGGCGAGGTGCAGAAAGAGGTCATCAAGGCAACGCTCGCCCAGGAACACCACCTGGACGTGGTCTTCGAGGACACCCGAATCATCTGCGTGGAGCGGCCGATCGGGGTCGGCGAGGCGGTGGAGGAGATCGACGGGCGCAGCCGCACGCTCTTCTGGGCGACCGTCGGCCTGCGGGTGGAGCCCGGCGAGATGGGCTCGGGGATCGTCTTCCGGCGCGCGGTCGAGCTGGGCTCGCTGCCGGCCGCCTTCCACAGGGGGATCGAGGAGGCGGTGCACGCCACCCTGCAGCAAGGGCTGTGGGGGTGGGAGGTGCTCGACATCCTGGTGACGCTGACCCACAGCGGCTTCGCCAGTCCGATCAGCGCGGCGGGCGACTTCCGCAAGCTGACCCCGCTGGTACTGATGGACGCGCTCAAGCAGGCCGGTACACAGGTGCTCGAACCGGTGCACAGGTTCGAGTTGGAGGCGCCGGCCGAGCACGCCAGCGCTGTGCTGCTCAAGTTGGCGGAGTGCGGGGCCACCCCGGAGGCGACCACGCCACGAGGCTCCACCTACCTGATCGAGGGGCTGTTGCCGGCCCGTGTGGTGCAGGAGTTCGAGCAGCGGCTGCCCGGACTGAGTCAGGGTGAGGGCGTCCTGCTCACCCGGTTCCACGGCTTCCGTCCGGTGGCGGGGCCGGCGCCCAGCCGGCGTCGTACCGACACCAACCCGCTGGACCGCAAGGAGTACCTGTTGCGGACCTTCGGGCGGATCTGA
- a CDS encoding glycoside hydrolase family 18 protein — translation MPAIRRTTVRRAAVSAAAAACALALLGAAPASATAASPAHAGDDHRGGGQKQLTGYFTQWGIYSGFFEKNLITSGDINHLTELDYAFSDISSDGQCSSADSWADYQRPFAANESVNGQADQPDQALKGNLNQLRELKAAYPKLKIVMSIGGWAWSGQFSQLASTAAGRQKFVSSCVDQYLKGDIPGLPAGAAAGIFDGFAVDWEYPGEPGNGNPYGPQDTPDYTALMTEFRHQLSALSRQTGAGHYLLTANTSANPDFAAKLELRKVAKVVDWFNVMTFDYHGAWENTGPTDFSSALFQDPNDPNPTNKQFTVDQAVKYYESQGVRAGQIGLAVPYYAHEWTGVTPGPNGDGLFQPAKAGLATTPNYNQVVTAPGQTYWDAAADEPYKYDPASGTFSSYDDPASLRIKGQYIRQQGLRGTFVWSLDGDTADGSLTAALGESLNGH, via the coding sequence ATGCCAGCGATCCGCCGCACCACCGTCCGTAGAGCCGCCGTCAGCGCCGCGGCCGCGGCCTGCGCCCTCGCCCTGCTGGGCGCCGCCCCCGCCAGTGCAACCGCCGCCTCCCCCGCGCACGCGGGTGACGACCACCGCGGTGGCGGCCAGAAGCAGCTGACCGGCTACTTCACCCAATGGGGCATCTACTCCGGGTTCTTCGAGAAGAACCTGATCACCAGCGGTGACATCAACCACCTCACCGAACTGGACTACGCGTTCAGTGACATCTCGTCAGATGGCCAGTGCAGCAGCGCCGACAGCTGGGCCGACTACCAGCGCCCCTTCGCCGCCAACGAGTCGGTGAACGGCCAGGCCGACCAGCCGGACCAGGCGCTGAAGGGCAACCTCAACCAGCTGCGCGAGCTCAAGGCCGCCTACCCGAAGCTGAAGATCGTGATGTCGATCGGCGGTTGGGCCTGGTCGGGGCAGTTCTCCCAGCTGGCCAGCACTGCGGCCGGCCGGCAGAAGTTCGTCTCCTCCTGCGTGGACCAGTACCTCAAGGGCGACATCCCGGGCCTGCCGGCGGGCGCCGCGGCCGGCATCTTCGACGGTTTCGCGGTCGACTGGGAGTACCCGGGCGAACCCGGCAACGGCAACCCGTACGGCCCGCAGGACACCCCCGACTACACCGCGCTGATGACGGAGTTCCGCCACCAGCTGTCGGCGCTGAGCCGGCAGACCGGCGCCGGGCACTACCTGCTCACCGCGAACACCTCCGCCAACCCCGACTTCGCCGCCAAGCTGGAGCTGCGCAAGGTGGCCAAGGTGGTCGACTGGTTCAACGTGATGACCTTCGACTACCACGGCGCCTGGGAGAACACCGGCCCGACCGACTTCTCCTCCGCGCTCTTCCAGGACCCGAACGACCCGAACCCGACGAACAAGCAGTTCACCGTGGACCAGGCGGTCAAGTACTACGAGAGCCAGGGCGTGCGGGCCGGCCAGATCGGCCTGGCCGTCCCGTACTACGCCCACGAGTGGACCGGCGTCACCCCCGGCCCCAACGGCGATGGCCTGTTCCAGCCCGCGAAGGCGGGGCTGGCCACCACGCCGAACTACAACCAGGTGGTCACCGCCCCGGGCCAGACCTACTGGGACGCCGCGGCGGACGAGCCGTACAAGTACGACCCGGCCTCCGGCACCTTCTCCAGCTACGACGACCCGGCCTCGCTGCGGATCAAGGGCCAATACATCCGCCAGCAGGGCCTGCGCGGCACCTTCGTCTGGTCCCTGGACGGCGACACCGCCGACGGCAGCCTGACCGCCGCCCTCGGCGAGAGCCTGAACGGCCACTGA
- a CDS encoding nuclear transport factor 2 family protein, with protein sequence MARTNIAAALTDLLLNPELDLNEAVDRHFAPDYRQRTDGRWDDRTEFLAHIGHLREVVAHGSVEVHEELVNGELYADRHTVEVTKKDGSTVRMEVYLFARFAPDGRFSRIEETTLMLAGDEADRNLGSAR encoded by the coding sequence ATGGCCCGCACCAACATCGCCGCCGCCCTGACCGACCTGCTCCTCAACCCGGAGCTGGACCTGAACGAGGCCGTCGACCGCCACTTCGCCCCGGACTACCGCCAGCGCACCGACGGCCGCTGGGACGACCGCACCGAGTTCCTGGCGCACATCGGCCACCTGCGCGAGGTGGTGGCGCACGGCTCGGTCGAGGTCCACGAGGAACTGGTCAACGGCGAGCTGTACGCCGACCGGCACACCGTCGAGGTCACCAAGAAGGACGGCTCCACGGTCCGCATGGAGGTCTACCTGTTCGCCCGGTTCGCGCCGGACGGCCGCTTCAGCCGGATCGAGGAGACCACCTTGATGCTCGCCGGGGACGAGGCCGACCGGAACCTCGGCAGCGCCCGCTGA
- a CDS encoding alpha/beta fold hydrolase: MDLVHERRGDGPPLLLLHGIGHRWQGWKPVLDLLAAEREVIAVDLPGFGASPALPPGMPYTIDSGLAVLADFLDSIGIERPHVAGNSLGGLFALHAARRGLASSVTALSPAGFYTRPGFLYAAGMLSLHRFAARTPESVRAALAQRPQGRKLMFGVIYGRPEQLDPDELLLDTRALLEARGFQQTLRAGLSEHAARFPLAIPADIPLTIAWGTQDRLLLSGQGRRARQLLPAARFIPLPGCGHVPMGDNPALVARVILEGSSSPLLTRH, from the coding sequence ATGGACCTCGTACACGAGCGCCGGGGCGATGGCCCGCCCCTGCTTCTGCTGCACGGCATCGGGCATCGCTGGCAGGGCTGGAAGCCCGTGCTGGACCTCCTCGCCGCCGAACGCGAGGTGATCGCCGTCGACCTGCCCGGCTTCGGCGCCTCGCCGGCACTGCCGCCGGGGATGCCCTACACCATCGACAGCGGGCTGGCGGTGCTGGCCGACTTCCTCGACTCGATCGGCATCGAGCGGCCCCACGTGGCCGGGAACTCGCTGGGCGGTCTGTTCGCGCTGCACGCCGCCCGGCGCGGCCTGGCCTCCTCGGTCACCGCGCTCTCCCCCGCCGGCTTCTACACCAGGCCCGGCTTCCTCTACGCGGCCGGGATGCTCAGCCTGCACCGGTTCGCCGCCCGCACCCCCGAGTCGGTCCGTGCCGCGCTGGCCCAGCGCCCGCAGGGCCGCAAGTTGATGTTCGGGGTGATATACGGCCGCCCCGAGCAACTCGACCCGGACGAACTGCTGCTGGACACCCGGGCGCTGCTGGAGGCGCGCGGCTTCCAGCAGACCCTGCGCGCCGGTCTGAGCGAGCACGCCGCCCGCTTCCCGCTCGCCATCCCCGCCGACATCCCGCTGACCATCGCCTGGGGCACCCAGGACCGCCTGCTCCTGAGCGGCCAGGGCCGCCGCGCCCGCCAACTGCTGCCCGCCGCGCGCTTCATCCCGCTGCCCGGCTGCGGACACGTGCCGATGGGCGACAACCCCGCCCTGGTGGCCCGGGTCATCCTGGAGGGCAGCAGCTCACCGCTGCTCACGCGGCACTAG
- the hypE gene encoding hydrogenase expression/formation protein HypE gives MAETRTLAAPDFAGWSCPLPLRDHPRVVMGHGGGGVMSAELVENVFAPAFGSDPLAALRDSAELTLGGARLAFSTDSFVVRPLFFPGGSIGDLAVNGTVNDLAMSGARAAYLSCGVILEEGVEMAVVGRVAEAMGAAARVAQVAVVTGDTKVVEAGHGDGIYLNTAGIGLIPAGVDLRPQRAVPGDVVIVSGEIGLHGVAIMSVREGLEFGVEISSDCAALGGLVEAMLAVTPDLHVLRDPTRGGLAAALGEIAAAAGLGVVLSERAVPVPPEVANACAILGLDPMYVANEGKLVAFVPREHAEAVLAAMRAHPLGARAAVIGECVAEHPGMVVARTALGGTRVVDLPLGEQLPRIC, from the coding sequence TTGGCTGAGACCCGGACGTTGGCCGCGCCGGACTTCGCCGGCTGGAGCTGCCCGCTGCCGCTGCGCGACCACCCGAGGGTGGTGATGGGGCACGGCGGCGGTGGGGTGATGTCGGCCGAGCTGGTGGAGAACGTCTTCGCCCCGGCCTTCGGCTCCGACCCCCTGGCCGCGCTGCGCGACTCGGCCGAACTCACCCTGGGCGGGGCCCGACTCGCCTTCTCCACCGACTCGTTCGTGGTGCGCCCGCTCTTCTTCCCCGGTGGCAGCATCGGCGACCTGGCGGTCAACGGGACCGTCAACGACCTGGCCATGAGCGGGGCCAGGGCGGCCTACCTGTCCTGCGGCGTCATCCTGGAGGAGGGCGTCGAGATGGCCGTGGTCGGCCGGGTGGCCGAGGCGATGGGGGCGGCCGCCCGGGTGGCCCAGGTGGCGGTGGTGACCGGTGACACCAAGGTGGTGGAGGCCGGGCACGGCGACGGCATCTACCTCAACACCGCGGGCATCGGCCTGATCCCGGCCGGGGTGGATCTGCGGCCGCAGCGCGCCGTGCCGGGCGATGTGGTGATCGTCAGCGGCGAGATCGGGCTGCACGGTGTGGCGATCATGAGCGTCCGGGAGGGGCTGGAGTTCGGCGTCGAGATCAGCAGCGACTGCGCCGCGCTCGGCGGCCTGGTCGAGGCGATGCTCGCCGTCACCCCGGACCTGCACGTGCTGCGCGACCCGACCCGGGGCGGGCTGGCCGCCGCGTTGGGCGAGATCGCCGCGGCGGCGGGCCTGGGCGTGGTGCTGAGCGAGCGCGCCGTGCCGGTGCCGCCCGAGGTCGCCAACGCCTGCGCGATCCTCGGGCTCGACCCGATGTACGTGGCCAACGAGGGCAAGTTGGTGGCTTTCGTGCCGCGCGAGCACGCCGAGGCCGTGCTGGCCGCGATGCGGGCCCACCCGCTGGGTGCGCGGGCGGCGGTGATCGGCGAGTGCGTGGCGGAGCACCCCGGCATGGTGGTGGCCCGCACGGCGCTGGGCGGCACCCGGGTGGTCGACCTGCCGCTCGGCGAGCAGCTGCCGCGGATCTGCTAG
- the hypD gene encoding hydrogenase formation protein HypD has translation MKYLEEFQNPELARGLLEDIRATVTRPWAVMEVCGGQTHTIIRHGIDQLLPDGIELIHGPGCPVCVTPLEVIDKAMEIAGRPGVIFCSFGDMLRVPGTDRDLFRVRGEGGDVRVVYSPLDALRIARENPQREVVFFGIGFETTAPPNAMTVHQARKQGITNFSMLVSHVLVPPAIEAIMTSPDCRVQGFLAAGHVCSVMGTEEYPQLAERHRVPIVVTGFEPLDILEGIRRTVRQLERGEHTVENAYQRAVRPEGNPAARAMLADVFEVTDRAWRGIGVIPRSGWRLSERYREYDAEHRFDVTGITTRESGLCRSGEVLQGLIKPNQCEAFGTTCTPRNPLGATMVSSEGACAAYYLYRRLAAPSAPSALEVSSVG, from the coding sequence GTGAAGTACCTGGAGGAGTTCCAGAATCCGGAGCTGGCGCGCGGCCTGCTGGAGGACATCAGGGCGACGGTGACCAGGCCCTGGGCGGTGATGGAGGTCTGCGGCGGTCAGACGCACACCATCATTCGCCACGGCATCGACCAACTCCTGCCCGATGGAATCGAGTTGATCCACGGCCCGGGGTGTCCGGTCTGCGTCACGCCGCTGGAGGTGATCGACAAGGCGATGGAGATCGCCGGGCGCCCGGGAGTGATCTTCTGCTCCTTCGGCGACATGCTGCGGGTGCCGGGCACCGATCGCGACCTGTTCCGGGTCCGCGGCGAAGGCGGCGACGTGCGGGTGGTGTACTCGCCGTTGGACGCGCTGCGGATCGCCCGGGAGAACCCACAGCGCGAAGTGGTCTTCTTCGGCATCGGCTTCGAGACCACCGCGCCGCCCAACGCGATGACGGTGCATCAGGCGCGCAAGCAGGGGATCACCAACTTCAGCATGCTGGTCTCGCACGTGCTGGTGCCGCCGGCCATCGAGGCGATCATGACCTCGCCGGACTGCCGGGTGCAGGGCTTCCTCGCCGCGGGCCACGTGTGCAGCGTGATGGGCACCGAGGAGTATCCGCAGCTGGCCGAGCGCCACCGGGTGCCGATCGTGGTCACCGGCTTCGAGCCGCTCGACATCCTGGAGGGAATCCGGCGTACCGTACGGCAGTTGGAGCGCGGCGAGCACACCGTCGAGAACGCCTACCAGCGTGCCGTGCGGCCCGAGGGCAACCCGGCGGCCCGCGCGATGCTGGCGGACGTCTTCGAGGTCACCGACCGCGCCTGGCGCGGCATCGGGGTGATCCCGCGCAGCGGCTGGCGGCTGAGCGAGCGCTACCGCGAGTACGACGCCGAGCACCGCTTCGACGTCACGGGGATCACCACCCGCGAGTCCGGGCTCTGCCGCAGCGGCGAGGTGCTGCAAGGGCTGATCAAGCCCAACCAGTGCGAGGCCTTCGGCACCACCTGCACGCCGCGCAACCCGCTGGGCGCCACCATGGTCTCCAGCGAGGGCGCCTGCGCCGCGTACTACCTCTACCGGCGGCTGGCGGCGCCGAGTGCCCCGAGTGCTTTGGAGGTGAGCTCCGTTGGCTGA
- a CDS encoding HypC/HybG/HupF family hydrogenase formation chaperone, which translates to MCLAVPGRVMEIEERDGARMAVVDFGGVVKEVCLEYLPDLRVGEYAIVHVGFALQRLDEESARRTLELFAELGLLQEEFGDPWEAAAAAAAIANAEVQG; encoded by the coding sequence ATGTGCCTGGCAGTGCCCGGCAGGGTGATGGAGATCGAGGAACGCGACGGCGCAAGGATGGCCGTGGTGGACTTCGGCGGTGTGGTCAAGGAGGTCTGCCTGGAGTACCTGCCCGACCTGCGGGTCGGCGAGTACGCCATCGTGCACGTCGGGTTCGCGCTGCAGCGCCTGGACGAGGAGTCGGCCCGCCGCACCCTTGAACTGTTCGCCGAACTCGGGCTGTTGCAGGAGGAGTTCGGCGATCCGTGGGAGGCGGCGGCGGCCGCTGCCGCGATTGCGAATGCGGAGGTGCAGGGGTGA
- the hypF gene encoding carbamoyltransferase HypF, whose amino-acid sequence MTLHQQAERRRVFVRGIVQGVGFRPFVYGLATELGLSGQVTNTGEGVLAEVEGSATALEAFCRRIGADAPPLAQVAAVAQESMAATGGTGFAIVASRVTGAVRTLIPPDTATCADCLAELADPGDRRHRHPFITCTNCGPRFTIITALPYDRAATTMAGFAMCAQCAAEYTDPRDRRFHAQPISCHACGPRLTLIRPGRAARTGPGVIERARRLLAAGAILAVKGIGGYHLACDAANPVTVARLRRRKNRGDKPFALLARSAAELDELVELDQTESELLAGPQRPIVLLRRRPGPSALAEAVAPRSADLGVMLPYSPLHHLLLGLPGDAPGPELLVLTSANLAGEPIVTDDGEARSRLAPLVDGWLTHDRPIQVPLDDSVVRVVDGEVLPLRRSRGWAPLPVRLPLPVRPVLAVGGDLKNTFALARGERAWLSGHIGDMDDLATLRAFDRAVAHLAAVTGVAPELLVADRHPGYRSAQQAARAAHGRPLVRVQHHHAHVAAAMAEHGLDGSAPVIGVAFDGTGYGEDGAIWGGEVLLADYDGFRRLAHLRYAPLPGGDAAVARPYRMALAQLHAAGLPWDADLPCVRACPEAEQRVLEQQLARSLNCVPTSSMGRLFDAVAALAGLCQRAHYEAQAALELEAAAVAHGPAEPYAFGVRRVDYSSDPMLIADPAPVLAAVLADLRGGGSAALIAARFHAGVAALVRVLCAAARARHGVDRVALTGGVFANAVLSSACARGLREDGFTVLRHRRVPPNDGGLALGQLIIAARAAG is encoded by the coding sequence TTGACGCTGCATCAACAGGCGGAGCGGCGGCGGGTCTTCGTGCGGGGGATCGTGCAGGGCGTGGGATTTCGGCCGTTCGTCTACGGCCTGGCCACCGAGCTCGGCCTGAGCGGGCAGGTGACCAACACCGGCGAGGGCGTGCTCGCCGAGGTGGAGGGGTCGGCGACGGCGCTGGAGGCGTTCTGCCGCCGGATCGGCGCCGACGCCCCGCCGCTGGCCCAGGTGGCCGCGGTGGCGCAGGAGTCGATGGCGGCCACCGGTGGCACCGGCTTCGCCATCGTGGCCTCCAGGGTCACCGGTGCGGTCCGCACGCTGATCCCGCCGGACACCGCCACCTGCGCGGACTGCCTGGCCGAACTCGCCGACCCGGGCGACCGGCGCCACCGGCACCCCTTCATCACCTGCACGAACTGCGGCCCGCGCTTCACCATCATCACCGCACTGCCCTACGACCGGGCCGCCACCACGATGGCCGGCTTCGCGATGTGCGCGCAGTGCGCCGCCGAGTACACCGATCCCAGGGACCGGCGCTTCCACGCCCAGCCGATCTCCTGCCATGCCTGCGGCCCGCGGCTGACCCTGATCCGGCCCGGGCGGGCGGCGCGGACCGGTCCTGGCGTCATCGAGCGGGCCCGGCGGCTGCTGGCGGCCGGGGCGATCCTGGCGGTCAAGGGCATCGGCGGCTACCACCTGGCCTGCGACGCCGCGAACCCGGTGACCGTGGCCCGGCTGCGGCGGCGCAAGAACCGGGGTGACAAGCCGTTCGCGCTGCTGGCCCGTTCGGCGGCCGAGCTCGACGAGCTGGTCGAACTGGACCAGACGGAAAGCGAGTTGCTCGCCGGACCGCAGCGGCCGATCGTGCTGCTGCGGCGCAGGCCGGGGCCGAGCGCGCTCGCCGAGGCCGTGGCGCCGCGCTCGGCCGACCTGGGCGTGATGCTGCCCTACAGCCCGCTGCACCACCTACTGCTCGGCCTGCCGGGCGATGCGCCGGGCCCCGAGCTGCTCGTGCTGACCAGCGCCAACCTGGCCGGGGAGCCCATCGTCACCGACGACGGCGAGGCCCGCTCGCGCCTGGCACCCCTGGTGGACGGCTGGTTGACGCACGATCGGCCGATCCAGGTGCCGTTGGACGACTCGGTGGTGCGGGTGGTGGACGGCGAGGTGCTGCCGCTGCGCCGCTCGCGCGGCTGGGCCCCGCTGCCGGTGCGACTGCCGCTGCCGGTGCGCCCGGTGCTCGCGGTCGGCGGGGACCTGAAGAACACCTTCGCGCTGGCCCGGGGTGAGAGGGCCTGGCTCTCCGGCCACATCGGTGACATGGACGACCTGGCCACGCTGCGGGCCTTCGACCGCGCGGTTGCGCACCTGGCGGCCGTCACCGGGGTGGCGCCGGAGCTGCTGGTCGCCGACCGGCACCCGGGCTACCGCTCGGCCCAGCAGGCCGCGCGGGCCGCGCACGGGCGCCCGTTGGTGCGGGTGCAGCACCACCACGCCCATGTCGCGGCCGCGATGGCCGAGCACGGCCTGGACGGCAGCGCACCGGTGATCGGCGTCGCCTTCGACGGCACCGGCTACGGCGAGGACGGCGCGATCTGGGGTGGCGAGGTGCTGCTGGCCGACTACGACGGCTTCCGGCGCCTGGCACACCTGCGCTATGCGCCGCTGCCGGGCGGCGATGCGGCGGTGGCGCGCCCGTACCGGATGGCGCTGGCCCAGCTGCACGCCGCAGGTTTGCCCTGGGATGCGGACCTGCCCTGTGTACGGGCCTGCCCCGAGGCGGAACAACGGGTGCTGGAGCAGCAGTTGGCGCGCTCGCTGAACTGCGTGCCGACCTCCAGCATGGGGCGGCTCTTCGATGCGGTGGCCGCACTGGCCGGCCTCTGCCAGCGGGCCCACTACGAGGCGCAGGCCGCGCTGGAGCTGGAGGCGGCGGCCGTGGCACACGGCCCGGCCGAGCCGTATGCCTTCGGTGTGCGGCGAGTTGACTACTCGTCGGATCCGATGCTGATCGCCGATCCGGCGCCGGTGCTGGCCGCCGTGCTGGCCGACCTGCGCGGCGGTGGCTCGGCCGCTCTGATCGCCGCACGCTTCCACGCGGGCGTCGCCGCCCTGGTGCGCGTGCTCTGCGCGGCGGCCCGCGCGCGGCACGGGGTGGATCGAGTGGCGCTGACCGGTGGGGTGTTCGCCAACGCGGTGCTCTCCTCGGCGTGTGCGCGGGGCCTGCGGGAGGACGGGTTCACCGTGCTGCGGCATCGCAGGGTGCCGCCGAACGACGGCGGGCTGGCGCTCGGTCAGCTGATCATCGCGGCGCGAGCCGCGGGTTGA
- the hypB gene encoding hydrogenase nickel incorporation protein HypB, protein MCRTVDLQQAVLARNDDSAQELRTELAARGTIAVNLLSSPGSGKTELLERELALARERGVPVAALTADLATENDALRLGRSGVPVKQVLTDGLCHLEAVMLRGHLDGWLPEEARLLFVENVGNLVCPASYDLGESLRVVLASVTEGEDKPLKYPTAFGLANLVLVTKTDLAAAVDFDQAAFLANVRRVNPGVEVVLTSARTGLAVGALLDRALAVLAGEPVHRPVMARPAGHAHQVPLVEHS, encoded by the coding sequence ATGTGCCGTACGGTTGACCTCCAGCAGGCGGTCCTCGCCCGAAACGACGACAGCGCACAGGAGTTGCGCACCGAGCTGGCCGCCCGCGGCACGATCGCCGTCAATCTGCTCTCCAGCCCCGGCAGCGGAAAGACCGAGCTGCTGGAGCGCGAGCTCGCTCTGGCCCGCGAGCGGGGCGTGCCGGTCGCCGCGCTCACCGCCGACCTGGCCACCGAGAACGACGCGCTGCGGCTGGGCCGTTCCGGTGTGCCGGTCAAGCAGGTGCTGACCGACGGGCTCTGCCACCTGGAGGCGGTGATGCTCCGCGGCCACCTGGACGGCTGGCTGCCCGAGGAAGCCCGGCTGCTCTTCGTGGAGAACGTCGGCAACCTGGTCTGCCCGGCCTCCTACGACCTCGGTGAGTCGCTGCGGGTGGTGCTGGCCTCGGTCACCGAGGGCGAGGACAAACCGCTCAAGTACCCGACGGCCTTTGGGCTCGCCAACCTGGTGCTGGTCACCAAGACCGATCTGGCAGCGGCCGTCGACTTCGACCAGGCCGCCTTCCTGGCCAACGTGCGGCGGGTCAATCCGGGGGTGGAGGTGGTGCTCACCTCCGCGCGGACCGGGCTGGCGGTGGGCGCGCTGCTGGACCGGGCGCTCGCGGTGCTCGCCGGCGAGCCCGTGCACCGTCCGGTGATGGCGCGCCCGGCGGGTCATGCGCACCAGGTGCCGCTGGTGGAACACTCTTGA
- the hypA gene encoding hydrogenase maturation nickel metallochaperone HypA → MHEMSIALAVIEQVERAAVEHGARGVESVRLLVGELAGVVPQALDFCYELACADTVLAGSTLTVESVEGRARCADCGHEWAVGMPPDLGCPGCSGARVELLGGRELQILQVRWAADPVLARADQEG, encoded by the coding sequence ATGCACGAGATGTCCATCGCGCTGGCCGTGATCGAGCAGGTGGAACGGGCGGCCGTCGAGCACGGTGCGCGCGGTGTCGAGTCGGTTCGGTTGCTCGTTGGTGAACTCGCCGGTGTGGTGCCGCAGGCGCTCGACTTCTGTTACGAACTCGCCTGTGCCGACACCGTGTTGGCGGGATCCACGCTGACCGTCGAGTCGGTCGAGGGCCGCGCCCGGTGCGCCGACTGCGGGCACGAGTGGGCGGTCGGCATGCCGCCCGACCTGGGGTGCCCCGGCTGCTCGGGGGCCCGGGTCGAGCTGCTCGGTGGGCGTGAGTTGCAGATCCTCCAGGTGCGCTGGGCCGCGGACCCGGTGCTCGCCCGAGCCGACCAGGAAGGCTGA
- a CDS encoding DUF6893 family small protein, with amino-acid sequence MLKVLVRGALLAAVGTLLWQNLPDIKRYLRILRM; translated from the coding sequence ATGCTGAAGGTCCTGGTCCGCGGCGCCCTGCTGGCCGCGGTCGGCACGCTGCTCTGGCAGAACCTGCCCGACATCAAGCGCTACCTGCGGATCCTGCGGATGTGA